From Triticum aestivum cultivar Chinese Spring chromosome 4A, IWGSC CS RefSeq v2.1, whole genome shotgun sequence, a single genomic window includes:
- the LOC123086676 gene encoding nifU-like protein 2, chloroplastic isoform X1 translates to MQTATAAAAAPWAPSPSPSTSSSATPFKARVGIALPCRTGARTSSAPRLVATPARRRRRQVVQAIANPDPAVELPLTAENVELVLDEVRPYLMADGGNVVLHEIDGNVVRLKLQGACGSCPASVTTMKMGIERRLMEKIPEIVAVEPIADEETGLELNEENIEKVLDEIRPYLSGTGGGELEFVSIEEPIVKVRLTGPAAGVMTVRVALTQKLREKIPKIAAVQLLS, encoded by the exons ATgcagacggcgacggcggcggcggcggcgccgtgggCGCCGAGCCCTTCcccgtccacctcctcctccgcgaCCCCCTTCAAGGCTAGG GTGGGGATTGCGTTGCCTTGTCGGACGGGTGCCCGGACCTCCTCTGCACCGAGGCTGGTTGCTACCCccgcgcgccggcggcggcggcaag TGGTTCAGGCTATTGCCAACCCAGATCCAGCGGTCGAGCTGCCATTGACTGCTGAAAATGTTGAATTGGTGTTGGATGAAGTGCGACCTTACCTTATGGCCGATGGAGGTAATGTCGTGTTGCATGAGATTGACGGAAATGTGGTGCGATTGAAGCTGCAAGGAGCGTGTGGATCATGCCCAGCTTCAGTAACAACAATGAAGATGGGTATTGAGCGACGTTTGATGGAGAAAATACCAGAGATAGTTGCAGTTGAACCTATTGCTGATGAGGAGACTGGTCTTGAATTGAATGAAGAGAACATAGAAAAG GTTCTTGACGAGATCAGGCCATACCTTTCCGGCACAGGGGGTGGTGAGCTTGAGTTTGTTTCCATCGAGGAACCTATCGTGAAGGTCAGGCTCACAGGCCCAGCTGCTGGCGTGATGACTGTCCGAGTGGCCCTCACTCAGAAGCTCCGAGAAAAAATCCCGAAAATCGCAGCTGTCCAGCTATTGTCATAA
- the LOC123086676 gene encoding nifU-like protein 2, chloroplastic isoform X2, whose translation MQTATAAAAAPWAPSPSPSTSSSATPFKVGIALPCRTGARTSSAPRLVATPARRRRRQVVQAIANPDPAVELPLTAENVELVLDEVRPYLMADGGNVVLHEIDGNVVRLKLQGACGSCPASVTTMKMGIERRLMEKIPEIVAVEPIADEETGLELNEENIEKVLDEIRPYLSGTGGGELEFVSIEEPIVKVRLTGPAAGVMTVRVALTQKLREKIPKIAAVQLLS comes from the exons ATgcagacggcgacggcggcggcggcggcgccgtgggCGCCGAGCCCTTCcccgtccacctcctcctccgcgaCCCCCTTCAAG GTGGGGATTGCGTTGCCTTGTCGGACGGGTGCCCGGACCTCCTCTGCACCGAGGCTGGTTGCTACCCccgcgcgccggcggcggcggcaag TGGTTCAGGCTATTGCCAACCCAGATCCAGCGGTCGAGCTGCCATTGACTGCTGAAAATGTTGAATTGGTGTTGGATGAAGTGCGACCTTACCTTATGGCCGATGGAGGTAATGTCGTGTTGCATGAGATTGACGGAAATGTGGTGCGATTGAAGCTGCAAGGAGCGTGTGGATCATGCCCAGCTTCAGTAACAACAATGAAGATGGGTATTGAGCGACGTTTGATGGAGAAAATACCAGAGATAGTTGCAGTTGAACCTATTGCTGATGAGGAGACTGGTCTTGAATTGAATGAAGAGAACATAGAAAAG GTTCTTGACGAGATCAGGCCATACCTTTCCGGCACAGGGGGTGGTGAGCTTGAGTTTGTTTCCATCGAGGAACCTATCGTGAAGGTCAGGCTCACAGGCCCAGCTGCTGGCGTGATGACTGTCCGAGTGGCCCTCACTCAGAAGCTCCGAGAAAAAATCCCGAAAATCGCAGCTGTCCAGCTATTGTCATAA